The following coding sequences are from one Streptomyces dengpaensis window:
- a CDS encoding TetR/AcrR family transcriptional regulator, which translates to MATTDKASPRDRLLDAAAELSYRDGVSIGIEALCRSAGVSKRSMYQLFAGKDDLLAASLERRIPPYEEQLAPDPAEAVTPRERILGVFERLEKASALPEYRGCPFLAVLVELKDPEHPASAVAGGAKQRLKKVFRAEAERGGAPDPELLARQLMLVFDGASARAGARVETLDGLTTTTATVLLDAAGVE; encoded by the coding sequence ATGGCCACTACAGACAAGGCATCCCCGAGAGACCGGTTGCTGGACGCGGCGGCCGAGCTCTCCTACCGCGACGGCGTCTCCATCGGCATCGAGGCACTGTGCCGGTCGGCCGGTGTCTCGAAGAGGTCGATGTACCAGCTCTTCGCCGGCAAGGACGACCTCCTCGCGGCGAGCCTGGAACGGCGGATTCCGCCGTACGAGGAGCAGCTCGCGCCCGATCCGGCGGAGGCCGTGACGCCGCGCGAGCGCATCCTGGGCGTCTTCGAGCGGCTGGAGAAGGCGTCGGCGCTGCCCGAGTATCGCGGCTGCCCCTTCCTCGCCGTGCTGGTCGAACTGAAGGACCCCGAGCACCCGGCGAGCGCGGTCGCCGGCGGCGCCAAGCAGCGCCTCAAAAAGGTGTTCCGGGCCGAGGCCGAGCGAGGTGGCGCGCCCGATCCCGAACTCCTCGCCCGGCAGTTGATGCTGGTCTTCGACGGCGCGAGCGCCCGCGCGGGCGCCCGTGTCGAGACCCTCGACGGGCTGACCACGACGACCGCGACGGTGCTGCTGGACGCCGCGGGCGTCGAGTAG
- a CDS encoding AAA family ATPase, whose amino-acid sequence MLFTSVDDVSARLAETGYLASPAVATTVFLADRLGKPLLVEGPAGVGKTELAKAVSEVAGARLVRLQCYEGVDESRALYEWNHAKQLLRISAGRDETWDEARTDIFSEEFLLARPLLTAIRGNEPKVLLIDETDKADVEVEGLLLEVLSDFQVTVPELGTITASSRPFVVLTSNASRELSEALRRRCLFLHIGFPDEELERRIVRLKVPRLDEALAESVVRVVGALREMDLRKVPSVAETIDWARTLLALGADTLDESVVHDSLGVLLKHQDDVLKATAKLDLDAV is encoded by the coding sequence TTGCTCTTCACATCCGTCGACGATGTCTCCGCACGCCTCGCCGAGACCGGCTATCTGGCGTCTCCCGCCGTCGCCACGACGGTCTTCCTGGCCGACCGCCTCGGCAAGCCGCTCCTGGTGGAGGGCCCCGCCGGTGTCGGCAAGACAGAACTCGCCAAGGCCGTCTCCGAGGTCGCCGGAGCACGACTGGTCCGGCTGCAGTGCTACGAGGGCGTCGACGAGTCCCGGGCGCTGTACGAGTGGAACCACGCCAAGCAGCTGCTGCGCATCAGCGCGGGCCGCGACGAGACGTGGGACGAGGCGCGCACCGACATCTTCAGCGAGGAATTCCTGCTGGCGCGCCCGCTGTTGACGGCGATCCGCGGCAACGAGCCCAAGGTGCTGCTGATCGACGAGACCGACAAGGCCGACGTCGAGGTGGAGGGCCTGCTGCTCGAGGTGCTCAGCGACTTCCAGGTCACCGTCCCCGAGCTTGGCACGATCACCGCGAGCAGCCGCCCCTTCGTGGTCCTCACCTCGAACGCGAGCCGCGAGCTGTCCGAGGCGCTGCGCCGCCGCTGTCTCTTCCTCCACATCGGCTTCCCGGACGAGGAGTTGGAGCGTCGCATCGTACGGCTGAAGGTGCCGCGTCTCGACGAGGCGCTGGCGGAGTCCGTGGTGCGGGTGGTCGGCGCGCTGCGCGAGATGGATCTGCGGAAGGTCCCCTCGGTCGCCGAGACGATCGACTGGGCTCGCACGCTGCTCGCGCTCGGCGCGGACACCCTCGACGAGAGCGTCGTGCACGACAGCCTCGGCGTGCTCCTCAAGCATCAGGACGACGTCCTCAAGGCGACCGCCAAGCTCGACCTGGACGCCGTGTGA
- a CDS encoding VWA domain-containing protein: MTAPSADVAERLTGLVGALRSHGVRIGTGETLDAAQALEALGLADRERLREGLAATLLHSTGQRRVFDPVFDVYFPRRVGMPSDSEAPPTDREDLRSRLAAALAANDRAAIAQLAVEAVDGFGGYGSSPGSDGWSSYQTLDRLRPQTLMARVRDSVRAQRGGAGFTDRLLEDEIRQRIEAFRAQVATEARRRVAERRGRDEIARRAVAPTAERVDFLFAGRAQLAELRRVVQPLARKLATRLAARRRRAARGTIDLRRTLRGSLSTGGVPMRPVLRRRRPVRPELVLLCDVSGSVSGFSDFTMLLVQALHDQFSKVRVFAFVNRIDEVTGLLVRGAADADGLSARIRSEATLTGWHDSSDYGVALGEFDERYADAVGPRTTVFVLGDARTNMSDPNLPAVRYLSERARRVYWLNPEQRSQWGTGDSAAPAYAELVEMHECRNARQLGELIARLLPV; the protein is encoded by the coding sequence GTGACCGCGCCGTCGGCCGATGTGGCGGAGCGGCTGACGGGTCTCGTCGGAGCGCTGCGCTCGCACGGGGTGCGGATCGGCACCGGGGAAACCCTGGACGCCGCACAGGCGTTGGAGGCACTCGGCCTCGCGGACCGGGAACGGCTGCGCGAAGGCCTCGCCGCCACCCTGCTCCACAGCACGGGGCAACGGCGGGTGTTCGACCCGGTCTTCGACGTGTACTTTCCGCGCCGCGTCGGGATGCCGTCGGACAGCGAAGCGCCACCCACCGACCGGGAGGACCTGCGCAGCCGGCTCGCGGCCGCACTTGCCGCCAACGACCGGGCGGCAATCGCCCAGTTGGCGGTCGAGGCGGTGGACGGCTTCGGCGGCTACGGATCCTCACCGGGGTCGGACGGCTGGTCGTCGTACCAGACGCTCGACCGGCTGCGTCCGCAGACGCTGATGGCGCGGGTCCGGGACAGCGTCCGGGCGCAGCGCGGCGGGGCGGGGTTCACCGACCGGCTGCTGGAGGACGAGATCCGGCAGCGCATCGAGGCCTTTCGTGCGCAGGTCGCCACGGAGGCACGGCGCCGGGTCGCCGAGCGGCGCGGCCGGGACGAGATCGCGCGCCGGGCGGTGGCCCCGACGGCCGAACGGGTCGACTTCCTGTTCGCGGGGCGGGCCCAACTCGCCGAGCTGCGCAGGGTGGTTCAGCCGCTCGCCCGCAAGCTGGCCACCCGGCTCGCCGCACGTCGCCGGCGGGCCGCCCGCGGCACCATCGACCTGCGGCGGACCCTGCGCGGGTCGCTGTCGACGGGCGGGGTGCCGATGCGCCCCGTGCTGCGCAGGCGCCGCCCCGTCCGGCCCGAATTGGTGCTGCTGTGCGATGTGTCGGGCTCGGTGTCAGGATTCTCGGACTTCACGATGCTGCTGGTTCAGGCGTTGCACGACCAGTTCAGCAAGGTGCGGGTGTTCGCGTTCGTCAACCGGATCGACGAGGTGACCGGGTTGCTGGTGCGGGGCGCCGCCGACGCGGACGGACTGAGCGCCCGTATCCGGTCCGAGGCGACCCTGACGGGCTGGCACGACAGCAGTGACTACGGCGTCGCGCTGGGCGAGTTCGACGAGCGGTACGCCGACGCGGTCGGGCCGCGCACGACCGTGTTCGTCCTCGGCGACGCCCGTACGAACATGAGCGACCCGAATCTCCCGGCCGTGCGGTACCTCTCCGAACGGGCCCGCCGCGTCTACTGGTTGAACCCGGAGCAGCGGTCCCAGTGGGGCACGGGCGACTCCGCCGCGCCCGCCTACGCCGAACTCGTCGAGATGCACGAGTGCCGCAACGCCCGGCAGCTCGGCGAGCTGATCGCCCGCCTGCTGCCGGTCTGA
- a CDS encoding SDR family oxidoreductase has translation MTSIEGSVALVTGGSRGIGRALVQDLYERGAKKVYATARDPRTVTHPDAVPLALEVSDPASVAAAAEQAQDVTVLINNAGAAVNANFLDSPVDDVRREFETNFYGPLLVTRAFVPVIERNGGGHILNVHSVLSWIGLAGSYSASKAAFWSQTNSLRLDLKPRGIEVTGLHVGYVDTDMTAKIDAPKSTPEGVAAQALDGIESGAFEVLADDLTRQVKAGLSADPGVLYPQLVA, from the coding sequence ATGACATCCATCGAAGGCTCAGTCGCCCTCGTCACCGGCGGTAGCCGCGGTATCGGCCGGGCGCTGGTGCAGGACCTGTACGAGCGGGGGGCGAAGAAGGTGTACGCGACCGCGCGTGACCCCCGGACGGTCACGCACCCCGACGCGGTGCCGCTGGCGCTGGAAGTGAGTGATCCCGCGTCCGTCGCCGCGGCCGCCGAGCAGGCGCAGGACGTCACCGTCCTGATCAACAACGCCGGCGCGGCCGTGAACGCGAACTTCCTGGACTCGCCCGTGGACGACGTCCGCCGCGAGTTCGAGACGAACTTCTACGGCCCGCTCCTCGTCACGCGCGCCTTCGTCCCGGTCATCGAGCGCAACGGCGGCGGCCACATCCTCAACGTCCACTCGGTGCTGTCGTGGATCGGCCTCGCCGGCTCCTACAGCGCTTCCAAGGCTGCCTTCTGGTCACAGACCAACTCCCTGCGCCTCGACCTCAAGCCGCGCGGCATCGAGGTCACCGGACTCCATGTCGGCTACGTCGACACGGACATGACCGCGAAGATCGATGCGCCGAAGTCCACTCCCGAGGGCGTCGCGGCGCAAGCCCTCGACGGCATCGAGTCTGGTGCCTTCGAAGTCCTGGCCGACGACCTCACCCGGCAGGTGAAGGCCGGGCTGTCCGCGGATCCGGGCGTGCTGTACCCGCAGTTGGTCGCGTAG
- a CDS encoding S8 family peptidase — MTRSPHHRSVAIATLTAVLMGVAAPGVAQETGPARATSASRPSVHTVTLITGDRVTVSRHADGRQVASVRPARGQEGGGFSTREIDGRIHVTPHLAVPYISSGQLDAALFDVTGLIEQGYDDSHAKKLPLLLRYGTASAASARRAPTGSERRRVLDSVDGVAVDAAKGELDHFWDSVSGSPDSAAKNAGARVAQEAQTARTAPRLTGGLEKIWLDRKVRVSLDRSVAQVGAPEVWKTGVTGKGVKVAVLDTGIDSGHPDLVGRVGETRNFSASDSTRDLVGHGTHVAATIAGSGAAANGTRKGVAPDADLIVGKVLDDSGSGSYSDVLAGMEWAARSGAQVVNMSLGGPAADDDPLVTAVEELTTETGALFVVAAGNEGPGTQTVGSPGTAPSALTVGAVDRDDSLAGFSSRGPVGADDAVKPDLTAPGVGIVAARAAGTQMGSPENDHYTAASGTSMATPHVAGAAALLVQRHPDWTPQAVKNALVGSSKVVAGQRVDEQGGGRMDVAGAFTRSVIASGNLDLGVLGPDGDSETKEVAYTNVSTKPVTLALSLEMKQADGSPAPDGVFTAGSSSVTVAAGETVRVPVTARTADTTTGRWSGYLTAVPDDGTAAVHTTVATTVRGEMRTLTMRFVDREGHPAAVPVFELYGSDQRFDVLGYVPPWMNGVAQVTVPEDTYFFKTLVAGAEVKGGHLSQLMRSELKIASDMEVVFDARTANPIQVRTPKAAEQQGMIHFGAYRAFGSRKIASTTIDFDTVRTVFVTPTTKPADGSFEFYSRWRMVAPRLTARIKESGAPELNPVLFNNSPAVDGTRRLPVVFAEQESLAGKDLRGKAVLMRTTGGFPEQVAAVAKTGAAALLRINEFPGPVWQPWNPLGDRDPLITTHVPQEQGEALVTWLKDRRNATLELSGTSSSPYLYDLAFVEKNAVPNRLSYTVETSPTATVESRYHRPGGETWTSEQRFAWRPWQTTSFLMETQSFLKLPSTRTETVSAGDTLWQERVAHMPSWNTLGSLDFGLTGGIHQYTAGQQLREDWYGSVVRPTAPAKNPSFRSVRTGDTFALRLAELADGDGRHYGFSGDDPTDQVRTRLYRDGTQVADQARPWGSFPAAPGEGSYRLHLETARDSSAWAFSTRTDTSWSFRSAPPTSGREALLPLVLLDYDVPVDTFNQVDGSSSTTLRVSARHQDGWTGARIAGMRVQASADDGTHWTSVPVSAREDGTYDVRLDRGLTRHADFVSLRVKAWDSAGNEVEQTVVRAFGVR; from the coding sequence GTGACCCGGTCGCCACACCACCGCTCGGTGGCCATCGCCACCCTCACGGCGGTTCTGATGGGCGTGGCCGCACCCGGCGTCGCTCAAGAGACAGGACCAGCCCGCGCTACGAGCGCGTCGCGCCCGTCCGTCCACACGGTCACGCTGATCACGGGAGACCGTGTCACGGTGAGCCGTCACGCGGACGGCCGCCAGGTGGCCAGTGTCCGTCCGGCACGTGGTCAGGAGGGCGGCGGGTTCAGCACCCGGGAGATAGACGGCCGGATCCACGTCACGCCGCATCTCGCCGTTCCCTACATCTCCTCCGGGCAGCTGGACGCCGCGCTCTTCGACGTCACGGGCCTCATCGAGCAGGGATACGACGACTCCCACGCCAAGAAGCTGCCGTTGCTGCTGCGTTACGGCACGGCATCCGCGGCGTCCGCGCGGAGGGCGCCGACCGGGTCCGAGCGCCGACGGGTGCTGGACAGTGTCGACGGCGTGGCGGTCGACGCCGCGAAGGGCGAGCTGGACCATTTCTGGGACAGCGTCAGCGGCTCACCGGACTCGGCGGCGAAGAATGCGGGCGCGCGCGTCGCGCAGGAGGCGCAGACCGCACGGACCGCGCCCCGCCTGACGGGAGGCCTGGAGAAGATCTGGCTCGACCGGAAGGTACGGGTCTCGCTGGACCGCAGCGTGGCGCAGGTCGGTGCACCCGAGGTCTGGAAGACCGGGGTCACCGGCAAGGGCGTCAAGGTGGCCGTGCTGGACACCGGCATCGACTCGGGCCACCCGGACCTCGTCGGCAGGGTGGGCGAGACACGTAACTTCAGTGCCAGCGACAGCACGCGTGACCTCGTCGGCCACGGCACGCATGTGGCGGCGACGATCGCGGGGTCGGGCGCAGCGGCGAACGGCACCCGCAAGGGTGTCGCACCCGACGCCGACCTGATCGTCGGCAAGGTGCTGGACGACTCCGGTTCCGGCTCGTACTCCGATGTGCTGGCCGGCATGGAGTGGGCGGCCCGTTCGGGCGCCCAGGTGGTCAACATGAGCCTCGGCGGCCCGGCGGCCGACGACGACCCGCTGGTCACGGCGGTGGAGGAGCTGACGACGGAGACCGGTGCCCTGTTCGTCGTCGCGGCGGGCAACGAGGGTCCCGGCACGCAGACGGTCGGCTCGCCGGGGACGGCCCCGAGCGCCCTGACCGTGGGTGCCGTCGACCGGGACGACTCGCTCGCAGGATTCTCCAGCCGTGGCCCCGTCGGTGCGGACGACGCGGTCAAGCCCGATCTGACCGCGCCGGGCGTCGGCATCGTCGCCGCGCGGGCGGCGGGCACGCAGATGGGCAGCCCGGAGAACGACCACTACACCGCCGCGTCCGGGACGTCGATGGCGACCCCGCATGTCGCCGGTGCGGCCGCGCTGCTGGTGCAGCGCCACCCGGACTGGACTCCCCAGGCCGTCAAGAACGCGCTCGTCGGCTCTTCGAAGGTGGTCGCGGGTCAGCGCGTGGACGAGCAGGGCGGCGGCCGGATGGACGTCGCCGGGGCCTTCACCCGGAGTGTCATCGCCTCCGGGAACCTGGACCTCGGTGTGCTCGGTCCCGACGGCGACAGCGAGACGAAGGAAGTCGCGTACACCAACGTCTCCACGAAGCCGGTCACGCTGGCACTGTCGCTGGAGATGAAGCAGGCCGACGGCTCGCCGGCCCCCGACGGCGTCTTCACGGCCGGCTCGTCGTCGGTCACCGTCGCCGCGGGCGAGACCGTGCGGGTCCCTGTGACGGCGCGTACGGCGGACACCACCACGGGCCGCTGGTCCGGCTATCTGACGGCGGTGCCGGACGACGGTACGGCCGCCGTGCACACCACCGTCGCCACGACGGTCCGCGGCGAGATGCGCACACTGACGATGCGCTTCGTCGACCGCGAAGGCCACCCCGCGGCGGTGCCGGTGTTCGAACTCTACGGCTCCGACCAGCGCTTCGACGTGCTGGGCTACGTCCCTCCGTGGATGAATGGCGTGGCTCAGGTGACCGTCCCCGAGGACACGTACTTCTTCAAGACCCTGGTGGCGGGTGCAGAGGTCAAGGGCGGGCACCTCTCCCAGCTGATGCGGTCCGAATTGAAGATCGCCTCCGACATGGAAGTCGTCTTCGACGCCCGTACGGCCAACCCCATCCAGGTCCGTACTCCCAAGGCGGCCGAGCAGCAGGGAATGATCCACTTCGGCGCTTACCGGGCGTTCGGGTCCCGGAAGATCGCCAGTACGACCATCGATTTCGACACGGTCCGCACGGTGTTCGTCACGCCGACCACCAAGCCCGCGGACGGCAGTTTCGAGTTCTATTCGCGCTGGCGGATGGTCGCACCCCGGCTGACCGCCCGGATCAAGGAGAGCGGGGCTCCCGAGCTGAACCCCGTGCTGTTCAACAACTCGCCCGCCGTGGACGGCACGCGCAGGCTGCCGGTCGTCTTCGCCGAGCAGGAGTCGCTGGCCGGGAAAGACCTGCGCGGCAAAGCCGTCCTGATGCGCACCACCGGGGGGTTCCCCGAGCAGGTGGCGGCCGTGGCGAAGACCGGGGCCGCGGCGCTGCTGAGGATCAACGAGTTCCCCGGACCGGTGTGGCAGCCGTGGAACCCGTTGGGCGATCGTGATCCGCTCATCACCACGCACGTCCCGCAGGAGCAGGGCGAGGCCCTGGTGACGTGGCTGAAGGACCGGCGGAACGCGACGCTGGAGCTCTCGGGCACGTCGTCCAGCCCTTACCTGTACGACCTGGCGTTCGTGGAGAAGAACGCGGTGCCGAACCGGCTGTCCTACACGGTGGAGACATCCCCGACGGCGACCGTGGAGTCCCGCTACCACCGGCCCGGAGGCGAGACCTGGACCAGCGAGCAGCGATTCGCGTGGCGCCCCTGGCAGACGACATCGTTCCTGATGGAGACCCAGTCCTTCCTGAAGCTGCCGTCCACCCGGACGGAGACGGTCAGCGCGGGCGACACACTGTGGCAGGAGAGGGTCGCCCACATGCCCTCGTGGAACACGCTGGGCTCCCTCGACTTCGGCCTGACGGGCGGTATCCACCAGTACACCGCCGGGCAGCAGCTGCGTGAGGACTGGTACGGATCCGTGGTCCGCCCGACCGCACCGGCCAAGAATCCCTCCTTCCGCTCGGTGCGCACCGGCGACACCTTCGCCCTGCGGCTCGCGGAGCTGGCCGACGGCGACGGACGTCACTACGGCTTCTCCGGTGACGACCCGACCGACCAGGTGCGCACGCGGCTGTACCGCGACGGCACCCAGGTCGCGGACCAGGCGCGGCCCTGGGGCAGCTTCCCGGCGGCACCGGGCGAAGGCTCCTACCGGCTGCACCTGGAGACCGCCCGCGACTCCTCCGCCTGGGCGTTCTCGACCCGGACCGACACATCGTGGTCGTTCCGGTCCGCGCCGCCGACATCGGGTCGGGAGGCGCTGCTGCCGCTGGTGCTGCTCGACTACGACGTCCCGGTGGACACCTTCAACCAGGTGGACGGTTCGTCGTCGACGACGCTGCGGGTGAGCGCGCGTCACCAGGACGGCTGGACGGGTGCGCGCATCGCGGGCATGCGCGTCCAGGCGTCGGCCGACGACGGTACGCACTGGACGTCCGTGCCGGTCTCGGCACGCGAGGACGGCACGTACGACGTACGGCTGGACCGTGGCCTGACGCGTCACGCGGACTTCGTCTCGCTGCGTGTCAAGGCCTGGGACAGCGCGGGCAACGAGGTCGAGCAGACGGTGGTCCGCGCGTTCGGCGTGCGGTAG
- a CDS encoding helix-turn-helix transcriptional regulator, whose amino-acid sequence MTPEGRIGETGLTADFASLTPEHQHLLSLTVAGITDESIAGQLGVSKRTVQRRIQGMMNLAGVATRMQLGRQAARRKWI is encoded by the coding sequence GTGACACCGGAGGGCCGGATCGGCGAGACCGGTCTGACGGCTGACTTCGCCTCGCTGACTCCCGAGCACCAGCACCTGCTGTCGCTGACGGTCGCGGGCATCACCGACGAATCGATCGCCGGACAGCTCGGCGTCAGCAAGCGCACCGTCCAGCGGCGTATCCAGGGCATGATGAACCTCGCCGGCGTCGCGACCAGGATGCAGCTCGGCCGGCAGGCCGCGCGCCGCAAATGGATCTGA
- a CDS encoding serine hydrolase, with protein sequence MPHRPSPLSHPQSAARRRPHGGRAAVCAGVLVATLATLLSAGTLHPAAAATASARPDAAPAATALAQRDAGTARFLALVKPQRKARVTAAVLDLDGTDRKPTVYGDDTPYDTASIVKVNILAAALLQAQDAGRGLTKQERSHAEAMIERSDNAAANALWRRIGLASGLDAANRRLGLTSTKGGPGAKWGLTRTTASDQIRLLRTVFPTDPASPAGSTALNETSRTCIRTLMTRIVGEQAWGVSAASGSGWALKNGWLQRSSTGLWDINSVGQVTVSGHHYLVAVLSDGNTSMKDGVSLVERAARAAVSMATAH encoded by the coding sequence ATGCCGCACCGACCGTCCCCTCTGTCACACCCGCAGAGCGCCGCGAGGCGCAGGCCCCACGGCGGGCGCGCCGCGGTCTGTGCCGGCGTTCTCGTGGCCACACTGGCGACGCTCTTGTCGGCCGGCACACTCCACCCGGCCGCCGCGGCCACGGCCTCGGCGCGGCCGGACGCCGCGCCGGCGGCCACGGCGTTGGCGCAGCGGGACGCCGGCACGGCTCGCTTCCTCGCGCTGGTGAAGCCGCAGCGGAAGGCGCGGGTGACGGCTGCGGTACTCGACCTGGACGGCACGGACCGGAAGCCCACGGTGTACGGCGACGACACCCCCTACGACACCGCGAGCATCGTCAAGGTCAACATCCTGGCCGCGGCGCTGCTTCAGGCGCAGGACGCCGGACGCGGCCTGACCAAGCAGGAACGCTCCCATGCGGAAGCGATGATCGAGCGCAGCGACAACGCCGCGGCAAACGCGCTGTGGCGGCGCATCGGCCTGGCGTCGGGCCTGGACGCGGCGAACAGACGACTGGGGCTGACCTCGACCAAAGGCGGCCCCGGCGCCAAGTGGGGGCTGACACGAACGACGGCGAGCGACCAGATACGGCTGCTGCGCACGGTGTTCCCCACCGACCCGGCCTCACCCGCGGGTTCCACGGCACTCAACGAGACCTCCCGGACCTGCATCCGCACGCTGATGACCCGCATCGTGGGCGAGCAGGCGTGGGGCGTCTCGGCGGCCTCCGGCTCCGGATGGGCGTTGAAGAATGGCTGGCTGCAGCGCAGTTCGACCGGGCTGTGGGACATCAACAGCGTCGGGCAGGTCACGGTGAGCGGACACCATTACCTCGTCGCGGTTCTTTCGGACGGCAACACGTCGATGAAGGACGGCGTCTCGCTGGTGGAACGAGCGGCCCGGGCGGCCGTCTCCATGGCGACCGCCCACTGA
- a CDS encoding ArsR/SmtB family transcription factor — protein sequence MMTSVDTDLIRVLADPLRLQIVTLLAKETLCTTHLVEETGARQTNLSNHLRVLREAGVVETEPCGRYTYYKLRPDVIASLADQFADLAESARTAAGNKRSCP from the coding sequence ATGATGACGTCAGTCGACACTGATCTGATCCGGGTTCTGGCCGACCCGCTCAGGCTGCAGATCGTGACCCTGCTTGCCAAGGAGACCCTCTGCACCACCCACCTGGTGGAGGAGACCGGCGCCAGGCAGACCAACCTCTCCAACCACCTGAGAGTGCTGCGCGAGGCCGGGGTCGTCGAGACGGAGCCGTGCGGCCGGTACACGTACTACAAGCTTCGCCCGGATGTCATCGCTTCGCTCGCGGACCAGTTCGCCGACCTGGCCGAGTCCGCCCGGACGGCGGCCGGCAACAAGCGGTCCTGCCCCTGA
- a CDS encoding three-helix bundle dimerization domain-containing protein, whose protein sequence is MASSSPPALPDKHLAASVARLALRYRGHFSAGTIQRVITDSYERLAEHAHVRTHLVVLTEHLTKDRLDALAHIQGAPGVGLPRVLFVCTHNAGPSQMAAALLAHRAHGHVVVSSAGTHPAVEVESAVRQVLAEVGVDLSKAAFPKPLTDEVVRAADIVITMGCGDACPVVPGRRRYLDWPIADPVGAPIDVVRGIRDEIDAHITELLASLPST, encoded by the coding sequence ATGGCTTCCTCCTCACCCCCCGCTCTGCCTGATAAGCACCTCGCGGCCAGCGTGGCTCGGCTCGCTCTGCGTTACCGGGGCCACTTCTCCGCGGGAACCATCCAGCGCGTCATCACCGACTCGTACGAGCGTCTCGCCGAGCACGCCCACGTCCGTACCCACCTCGTGGTACTGACCGAGCATCTGACGAAAGACCGGCTCGACGCCCTCGCGCACATCCAGGGCGCGCCAGGCGTCGGACTTCCGCGCGTGCTGTTCGTATGCACCCACAACGCCGGGCCCTCCCAGATGGCCGCCGCCCTTCTCGCCCACCGGGCCCACGGCCATGTGGTCGTCTCCTCCGCGGGCACGCATCCCGCCGTCGAGGTCGAGTCGGCTGTCCGGCAGGTGCTGGCCGAGGTCGGTGTCGACCTGAGCAAGGCCGCCTTCCCCAAGCCGCTGACCGACGAGGTGGTCCGGGCCGCCGACATCGTCATCACCATGGGCTGCGGCGACGCCTGCCCCGTCGTACCAGGGCGCCGCCGCTACCTGGACTGGCCCATTGCCGACCCCGTGGGCGCCCCGATCGACGTCGTACGCGGCATCCGCGACGAGATCGACGCCCACATCACCGAACTGCTCGCCTCCCTGCCGAGCACCTGA
- a CDS encoding arsenate reductase ArsC: protein MPSTPLASVLFVCVHNAGRSQMAAGFLNHLAGDRIEVRSAGSIPGDQVNPAAVEAMKEVGVDISDQQPKILTTEAVQASDYVITMGCGDACPIFPGKKYLDWALEDPAGKGVESVRPIRDEIQTRIEALIAEIDAQQEA, encoded by the coding sequence ATGCCCTCGACCCCGCTCGCCTCCGTGCTGTTCGTCTGCGTCCACAACGCCGGGCGTTCGCAGATGGCCGCCGGATTCCTGAACCACCTCGCGGGCGACCGGATCGAGGTCCGCTCCGCCGGCTCGATCCCGGGCGACCAGGTCAACCCGGCCGCGGTCGAGGCGATGAAGGAGGTCGGCGTCGACATCTCCGACCAGCAGCCGAAGATCCTCACCACCGAGGCCGTCCAGGCGTCCGACTACGTCATCACCATGGGCTGCGGCGACGCCTGCCCGATCTTCCCGGGCAAGAAGTACCTCGACTGGGCCCTGGAAGACCCGGCCGGCAAGGGTGTCGAGTCCGTCCGCCCCATCCGGGATGAGATCCAGACCCGCATCGAGGCCCTGATCGCCGAGATCGACGCCCAGCAAGAGGCGTGA